A single region of the Glycine max cultivar Williams 82 chromosome 20, Glycine_max_v4.0, whole genome shotgun sequence genome encodes:
- the LOC102663006 gene encoding protein MAIN-LIKE 2-like, which yields MVRTRGLGRALGVGRGRGITEDTHEADVPLRRRPTASARKQRVRLREDMTERPEDVPQLHEDVPHVSDATPEMTGVTDVVQTEGVATDGSLGSPAADEGFPGGPRDPPILIDFAEHVAHSIWSGQERLDLKLVSHGRKVDKIGRPTPEIEGLIAGTGLSPLIRCSVITTDPGLISAFVERWHRETSTFHLPVGELTITLDDVASLLHLPITGALHTFEPLVTSDAIGLLTELLEVSHEEATFETRQAGGPHVRLGWLRDLYQSQCRSRRWVVAARTYLLHLVGCTLFANKSSTHVHVVHLEAFRDLAQAGGFAWGAAALVHMYDHLNDASQASTRQLGGYITLLQCWIYEHFPTVHTSVIHDVYHEGSPRACRWLTGKAHMTGIKGALYRRCLDALSVTDVCWMPYGEHWGVRAFDLILSYTSQLRWGQIVVYVRLERVLRQLGYL from the exons ATGgttagaacacgaggtttaggtcgtgcgTTAGGAGTTGGTAGAGGTAGAGGCATTACTGAGGATACGCATGAGGCTGATGTTCCTCTGCGTCGCAGACCTACTGCTTCAGCACGTAAGCAACGGGTTCGTCTGCGTGAGGACATGACAGAGAGACCTGAGGATGTGCCTCAGTTGCATGAGGATGTTCCTCATGTGTCTGATGCCACCCCAGAGATGACAGGCGTCACCGATGTTGTTCAGACAGAGGGAGTGGCTACTGATGGGAGCTTGGGGTCACCTGCTGCAGATGAGGGTTTCCCCGGTGGACCACGCGACCCACCGATTTTGATCGATTTTGCTGAGCATGTCGCACACAGCATCTGGAGTGGACAG GAACGACTTGATCTGAAGTTGGTCTCCCACGGTAGAAAAGTAGATAAAATTGGGAGACCAACGCCTGAGATCGAAGGGTTGATTGCTGGCACCGGATTGAGTCCACTGATCAGGTGTTCTGTTATCACCACTGATCCTGGACTCATATCCGCCTTCGTCGAGAGGTGGCATCGCGAGACTAGCACGTTCCACCTGCCAGTAGGCGAGTTGACGATCACGTTGGATGACGTGGCGTCACTCCTACACCTTCCCATCACTGGCGCGTTGCATACATTCGAGCCGCTTGTTACTTCAGACGCCATTGGTCTACTGACGGAGCTTCTTGAGGTCAGTCATGAGGAGGCTACATTTGAGACCCGACAGGCTGGTGGGCCTCATGTCCGGTTGGGGTGGCTTCGGGACTTGTATCAGAGCCAGTGCAGGAGCAGACGATGGGTTGTAGCAGCCCGCACGTATCTGCTCCACTTGGTGGGTTGTACTCTTTTCGCCAACAAGAGTTCAACCCATGTACATGTCGTGCACCTGGAGGCTTTCAGGGACCTGGCCCAGGCAGGGGGATTCGCCTGGGGAGCGGCTGCATTAGTCCACATGTATGACCATCTGAATGACGCGTCGCAGGCCTCTACACGGCAGTTGGGCGGCTATATTACACTTCTCCAG TGCTGGATATACGAGCACTTTCCTACAGTGCATACATCCGTCATTCATGATGTTTATCATGAGGGGAGCCCACGGGCCTGCAGGTGGCTTACGGGTAAGGCTCATATGACGGGGATCAAGGGAGCCCTGTATCGGAGATGTTTGGATGCCCTGAGTGTGACTGACGTGTGCTGGATGCCCTATGGTGAGCACTGGGGAGTCAGGGCCTTTGACTTGATATTGTCGTACACCAGCCAGCTCAGATGGGGTCAGATTGTGGTGTACGTTCGACTTGAGCGGGTTCTTCGACAGTTGGGCTACCTTTAG